One stretch of Halobacillus litoralis DNA includes these proteins:
- a CDS encoding alanine/glycine:cation symporter family protein — protein sequence MYGSRSSCDSSRSATWDKDLSRPSLPFLKKEKTEGIHSFKALATSISAQVGTGNLAGVATAIAAGGPGAIFWMWISSFFGMATIFAEAVLAQLYKVKKGDQVHGGPAYYIRDGLGSKWLAGFFALAIIIALGFVGNMVQSNAITTAMNEAMGSSSITLNFGLGVAVAFFIGLILFGGITRISSFAGNVVPVMALLYIIGSLVIMVNFWDQVLPTLQLIVQAAISPEAAGGGVLGATIKEAIRYGIARGLFSNEAGMGSTPHAHAIANVKRPSHQGLVAMVGVFIDTVIICTLTAMVILITDAHQTDLQGSAITQEGFARGLGEFGIPFIAICLLFFAFTTILGWAYFGEVNVKFLFGDKGVPFYRGIVLIFIVAGSLVQVDFVWQMADTFNALMVLPNLIAILALTKIIKKTWKQDQLD from the coding sequence GTGTATGGCTCACGTTCCAGCTGCGATTCATCCAGGTCCGCTACTTGGGACAAGGATTTAAGCAGACCTTCGCTCCCCTTTTTAAAAAAAGAAAAAACAGAAGGCATCCACTCCTTCAAGGCACTTGCGACTTCAATTTCTGCCCAAGTCGGAACAGGGAACCTGGCTGGTGTCGCGACGGCCATCGCAGCCGGCGGACCCGGGGCAATTTTCTGGATGTGGATCAGCTCCTTCTTCGGCATGGCGACGATTTTCGCAGAAGCCGTTCTCGCTCAGCTTTATAAAGTGAAAAAAGGGGACCAGGTCCACGGTGGTCCTGCGTATTACATCCGTGACGGACTTGGCAGCAAGTGGCTCGCGGGATTCTTCGCCCTTGCCATTATTATAGCCCTTGGATTTGTCGGAAATATGGTACAATCCAACGCCATTACGACTGCGATGAACGAAGCGATGGGTTCAAGTTCCATAACGCTTAACTTTGGACTTGGAGTCGCTGTCGCCTTTTTCATCGGTCTTATCCTATTTGGAGGGATTACACGAATTTCGTCCTTTGCAGGGAATGTCGTTCCGGTCATGGCCTTGCTTTATATCATCGGTAGTCTCGTGATTATGGTAAACTTCTGGGACCAGGTTCTTCCGACACTCCAGCTCATCGTCCAAGCAGCGATCAGTCCTGAAGCAGCCGGCGGTGGTGTACTCGGTGCCACGATCAAAGAAGCGATTCGATACGGAATTGCGCGCGGGCTTTTTTCAAACGAAGCCGGCATGGGTTCGACCCCACATGCGCACGCGATTGCAAACGTTAAGCGACCATCCCATCAGGGGCTCGTCGCCATGGTCGGTGTTTTCATCGATACCGTCATCATTTGCACTCTGACAGCGATGGTCATTTTGATTACAGATGCCCATCAAACAGATTTGCAAGGAAGTGCAATCACACAGGAAGGGTTTGCACGCGGACTTGGAGAATTCGGCATTCCGTTCATTGCAATCTGTCTTTTATTCTTTGCCTTCACAACAATTCTTGGGTGGGCTTATTTCGGTGAAGTGAACGTGAAGTTTTTGTTCGGTGATAAAGGAGTTCCATTTTACCGCGGCATTGTGTTGATATTCATTGTGGCAGGTTCGCTTGTCCAGGTGGATTTTGTCTGGCAAATGGCTGACACGTTCAACGCGCTTATGGTGCTGCCGAACTTGATTGCAATCCTCGCATTAACGAAAATCATCAAGAAAACATGGAAACAGGATCAACTCGATTAA
- the ltaE gene encoding low-specificity L-threonine aldolase: MIDLRSDTVTKPTMAMRQAAFEAEVGDDVYEEDPTVKKLEDKAAEMLGKEAALFVTSGTQGNQIAVLTHCNPGDEVLLESNAHLFLYEGASMSALAGVQPRTIQGTRGVMDPEHVKAAIRPDDIHFPETSLICLENTHNKAGGVVVPLENMQAIYEVAREAGVPVHLDGARLFNASVASGISLHRYADQTDTVQVCLSKGLGAPVGSIIAGSYDFIQKARKWRKRLGGGLRQVGMIAAPAYVALTEMIDRLAGDHAHAKQLANGLQHVEGLQIEKVETNIVLVHVEGLGETAESFLHKLKEDGILAVPFGPTTVRFVTNYDVSERDIDQVIDVVISRYQY; this comes from the coding sequence ATGATTGATTTGCGAAGTGATACCGTAACCAAACCGACGATGGCAATGCGTCAGGCAGCTTTTGAAGCAGAGGTCGGGGATGATGTTTATGAAGAAGATCCAACCGTAAAAAAACTTGAGGACAAGGCAGCGGAAATGCTCGGTAAAGAGGCGGCATTGTTTGTGACCAGCGGAACTCAGGGCAATCAGATTGCTGTATTGACCCACTGCAACCCCGGGGATGAAGTGCTTTTGGAGTCGAACGCTCACCTTTTCTTATATGAAGGTGCGTCGATGTCGGCACTAGCTGGCGTACAGCCACGGACGATTCAAGGGACGCGAGGAGTGATGGACCCTGAGCATGTGAAAGCAGCTATTCGGCCGGATGATATTCATTTTCCGGAAACGAGCTTGATCTGCCTTGAGAACACGCATAACAAAGCGGGGGGTGTTGTCGTACCGCTTGAAAATATGCAGGCGATTTATGAAGTAGCTAGAGAAGCAGGCGTTCCCGTCCACCTCGATGGTGCACGTTTGTTTAATGCTTCTGTCGCCTCAGGCATCTCTTTGCACCGGTATGCGGACCAAACGGATACCGTGCAGGTGTGTTTGTCCAAAGGGTTAGGTGCACCGGTCGGCTCCATCATTGCCGGTTCCTATGACTTTATTCAAAAGGCGCGGAAATGGAGAAAGCGTCTTGGCGGCGGTTTGCGCCAGGTCGGGATGATCGCTGCACCTGCGTATGTGGCCTTGACCGAAATGATCGACCGATTAGCAGGCGATCATGCGCATGCAAAGCAGCTGGCAAACGGACTTCAGCATGTGGAAGGCCTGCAGATTGAAAAAGTGGAAACGAATATCGTGCTCGTCCATGTGGAGGGGCTGGGGGAAACAGCCGAATCTTTTCTACATAAGCTGAAGGAAGATGGTATTCTGGCCGTGCCCTTTGGTCCAACTACAGTCCGGTTCGTCACGAATTATGATGTGAGTGAAAGAGACATTGACCAGGTCATTGATGTGGTCATTTCCCGATATCAGTATTAG
- a CDS encoding FAD-dependent oxidoreductase gives MKIAVIGSTHAGTAAVTNMAKLYPEADITVYERNDNVSFLSCGLALYVGGVVDDPQGLFYSSPEELQNLGVTMKMQHDVEHIDTVRRTIESRNLVTGETVYDTYDKLVMTTGSWPVTPPIKGIDLENILLAKNYHQANTIIERAKNAQKVTVVGAGYIGVELVEAFEKAGKDVTLIDGADRTLNKYLDKEFTTMVEDDFKERGIHLAMNETVQRFEGTNGSVSTVTTNAGTYETDLVILCVGFRPNTDLLKGKVDMLDNGAIKVNEYMQTSDPEIFAAGDCCAVPYNPTGGHMYIPLATNAVRMGTLVARNLIDPTMKHVGTQGTSGLHIFDLNMASTGLTETSANLLDIHVKSITIEDTHRPAFMPTAENVILKVTIHPDTRRILGAQVISKADVTQSINTMSVCIQTGMTIDELAYTDFFFQPHFNQPWNFLNKAGLEAQSKEPSRLPELV, from the coding sequence ATGAAAATTGCTGTTATTGGAAGCACTCACGCAGGTACGGCTGCGGTTACAAATATGGCGAAACTATACCCAGAAGCAGACATTACCGTTTATGAACGAAATGACAACGTATCTTTCCTATCCTGTGGTTTAGCTTTATATGTCGGAGGAGTCGTCGATGATCCTCAAGGGTTATTTTATTCTTCCCCTGAAGAGCTGCAAAACCTTGGTGTGACGATGAAAATGCAGCATGACGTGGAACACATCGATACAGTTAGAAGAACCATTGAATCCAGAAACCTTGTTACAGGCGAAACCGTCTACGATACGTACGATAAGCTCGTGATGACAACAGGATCCTGGCCGGTCACTCCTCCAATCAAAGGCATCGATCTTGAAAACATTTTACTTGCGAAAAACTACCACCAGGCAAACACGATCATTGAGCGTGCGAAAAATGCCCAAAAGGTCACGGTCGTCGGAGCCGGATATATCGGGGTAGAACTTGTTGAAGCCTTTGAAAAAGCAGGAAAAGACGTGACGCTCATCGATGGTGCGGATCGAACCTTGAACAAATACCTGGATAAAGAATTTACAACCATGGTCGAAGACGATTTCAAAGAACGCGGCATCCATCTAGCCATGAACGAAACGGTCCAACGTTTTGAAGGGACAAATGGATCTGTCTCCACCGTCACGACAAACGCCGGAACATACGAAACAGACCTTGTCATCCTTTGCGTCGGATTCCGTCCGAACACGGACCTGTTAAAAGGAAAGGTCGACATGCTTGATAACGGCGCTATCAAAGTCAATGAATATATGCAAACAAGTGACCCTGAAATTTTCGCTGCCGGTGACTGCTGTGCTGTTCCTTACAATCCGACGGGAGGACACATGTATATTCCACTTGCGACGAATGCTGTCCGTATGGGAACCCTGGTCGCTCGCAATTTAATCGATCCGACGATGAAACACGTTGGAACACAAGGCACATCCGGCCTTCACATTTTCGATCTCAACATGGCTTCTACTGGCCTTACGGAAACATCTGCTAATCTTTTAGACATTCATGTGAAAAGTATCACAATTGAAGATACTCATCGCCCGGCGTTTATGCCGACAGCAGAAAACGTAATTCTAAAGGTGACCATCCACCCGGATACCCGACGCATCCTTGGTGCACAAGTCATTTCCAAAGCGGACGTGACACAATCCATCAATACAATGAGCGTATGCATCCAAACAGGTATGACCATCGACGAACTAGCGTACACGGACTTCTTTTTCCAGCCACACTTTAATCAGCCGTGGAACTTCCTGAACAAAGCTGGTCTCGAAGCACAATCCAAGGAACCAAGCCGACTGCCTGAACTTGTATAA
- a CDS encoding endonuclease, which translates to MFVFVVSLVFILFAHGVQAAGTINVGDALYTPNGTDVTVEGYIVGVPVNVDTVEQSNFTSNYALAVADDASETQVDDMIFVKLDSEYRSEYGLQNNPGLMGTKIRVNGTRDDYFAHQGIEYVTSISKVSSNDGGEDDGGTYTGSYYQDAEGLSGYALKQSLHEIIDDHTELSYSNVWDALRHTDEDPSNPNNVLLLYSGKSYSKYDNGGYVDDWNREHVWAKSHGDFGTSMGAGTDIHHLRPTDVTVNSARGNLDFDDGGSSFYEAPGTYYDSDSWEPRDAVKGDVARMIFYMAVRYEGDQGELDLEIADYVGTSGPYLGKLSVLKEWHAQDPVDDFERNRNEVIFNDYQGNRNPFIDHPEYVEQIW; encoded by the coding sequence ATGTTCGTTTTCGTTGTTAGTCTTGTTTTTATTTTATTTGCCCATGGTGTTCAGGCTGCTGGAACGATAAACGTAGGCGATGCTTTGTACACCCCGAATGGAACAGATGTAACGGTCGAAGGGTATATTGTGGGTGTTCCTGTAAACGTTGATACGGTCGAGCAAAGTAATTTCACGAGTAATTATGCTTTAGCGGTAGCGGATGATGCTTCGGAAACTCAGGTGGACGACATGATTTTTGTGAAGTTGGATTCGGAATATCGTAGTGAATACGGCCTGCAAAACAACCCTGGGTTAATGGGTACGAAAATCAGAGTGAATGGTACAAGGGATGATTATTTCGCTCACCAAGGAATTGAGTATGTGACATCGATATCTAAAGTTTCATCCAATGATGGGGGAGAGGACGATGGTGGTACATATACTGGAAGCTACTATCAAGATGCGGAAGGTTTGTCTGGTTATGCATTGAAACAATCGCTGCATGAGATCATCGATGACCATACCGAGCTTTCTTATTCCAACGTGTGGGATGCACTGCGTCATACAGATGAAGATCCATCAAACCCGAACAATGTATTGCTTTTATACTCCGGAAAGTCCTACAGCAAGTATGACAACGGAGGTTATGTCGATGACTGGAACCGTGAGCATGTGTGGGCGAAGTCACATGGAGATTTCGGAACATCGATGGGAGCGGGGACAGATATCCATCACCTCCGTCCGACAGATGTAACGGTCAATTCAGCTCGTGGGAATCTGGACTTTGATGATGGAGGATCTTCTTTTTACGAAGCGCCGGGCACCTATTATGATAGTGACTCCTGGGAGCCTCGTGACGCGGTAAAAGGGGACGTCGCACGAATGATTTTTTATATGGCTGTCCGTTATGAAGGGGATCAGGGAGAATTGGATTTGGAAATTGCGGATTATGTAGGGACAAGCGGCCCATACTTAGGAAAGCTTTCTGTATTGAAGGAATGGCATGCACAGGATCCTGTCGACGACTTTGAACGAAATCGAAATGAAGTCATTTTTAATGATTATCAAGGAAACCGTAATCCTTTCATTGATCACCCAGAATACGTTGAGCAGATATGGTAA
- a CDS encoding NUDIX domain-containing protein, with protein MARDVRFKVEGQRFNYRAAGIMIENDHVLLHKQVNDSYWALPGGGIELGEASQDTIVREMKEELGFAVEVERTVWMAETFF; from the coding sequence ATGGCGAGGGATGTGCGGTTTAAGGTGGAAGGGCAGCGGTTCAACTACCGGGCGGCTGGCATTATGATTGAGAATGATCATGTGCTTTTACATAAACAGGTGAATGATTCTTATTGGGCGCTGCCAGGTGGAGGCATTGAGCTTGGTGAAGCGTCTCAAGATACGATTGTGCGGGAGATGAAAGAAGAGCTTGGCTTTGCCGTTGAGGTGGAGCGTACGGTATGGATGGCGGAAACGTTTTTTTGA
- a CDS encoding M48 family metallopeptidase yields MKKKFITWTLVLYVFYGLLLGLYFFQWTDVGVPPAYEGTAADPATFMTEKELELSQEYSRYQNFLSFLGEPLEWILYLGVMIFGASVVFRNFGEQISRFRIIQIPLFVLLLQTLTTIFLFPLDYAKRWLSVEYGISTQSFSSWMRDELIGFWIGFIIMALLITVLYFLMKKFEKRWWLIAWVLMIPFLFFMMYLQPVVIDPLYNDFTELQNKQLEEKILTLADEADVPADRVYEVNMSEKTNSMNAYVNGIGSNLRIVLWDTTLNHLEENEVLFIMAHEIGHYVMNHLYWNLAGVIVATFFGLFFTYHFLRFVTRRWGERLGFTKVSDIASLPMFFLILTMLSFLSSPVELAISRNAEKDADQYAIEMTQDLDAAIGSFQELTVNGLSDVHPPALVKYLRYGHPTMMERIHMLETYQGMHVKEE; encoded by the coding sequence GTGAAGAAAAAGTTCATCACTTGGACACTCGTGTTGTATGTCTTTTATGGTCTTTTGTTAGGCCTTTATTTCTTCCAGTGGACAGATGTCGGTGTTCCACCAGCTTATGAGGGAACGGCCGCGGATCCAGCGACTTTCATGACGGAAAAGGAGCTTGAGCTGAGTCAGGAGTATTCGCGGTATCAGAATTTCTTATCTTTCCTAGGGGAACCGCTCGAATGGATCCTCTATCTTGGTGTAATGATTTTTGGTGCTTCCGTGGTCTTTAGGAATTTCGGTGAGCAGATTTCCCGTTTCCGTATCATTCAAATTCCGCTCTTCGTTTTACTGCTACAAACCTTGACGACGATCTTTTTATTTCCTTTGGATTATGCGAAACGATGGTTATCTGTAGAATATGGCATTTCCACACAAAGTTTTTCCAGCTGGATGCGGGATGAGCTGATCGGCTTTTGGATCGGATTTATCATCATGGCCCTGCTCATCACAGTCCTTTACTTCCTTATGAAAAAGTTTGAAAAGCGCTGGTGGTTGATCGCCTGGGTGCTCATGATCCCATTTTTATTTTTCATGATGTACTTACAACCGGTCGTCATCGATCCGCTTTACAACGACTTTACTGAGCTTCAAAATAAGCAGCTTGAAGAGAAAATTCTCACGCTTGCGGATGAAGCAGATGTTCCTGCTGACCGGGTGTATGAAGTGAATATGTCTGAGAAGACGAACAGCATGAATGCCTATGTGAACGGCATTGGGTCGAATCTGCGTATCGTGCTGTGGGATACGACGCTCAATCACCTTGAAGAAAATGAAGTGCTATTTATTATGGCGCATGAAATCGGCCACTACGTCATGAACCATTTGTATTGGAATTTAGCTGGAGTCATTGTCGCGACGTTTTTTGGTCTTTTCTTCACCTATCATTTTTTACGTTTTGTGACGCGTAGATGGGGAGAACGACTGGGATTCACAAAAGTATCGGATATCGCTAGTTTGCCAATGTTCTTTCTCATCCTGACGATGCTTTCGTTCTTATCCAGCCCAGTTGAGCTTGCCATATCGAGGAATGCCGAAAAGGATGCCGATCAGTACGCGATTGAAATGACCCAGGATCTGGATGCAGCGATTGGTTCGTTCCAAGAGCTCACCGTGAACGGATTGAGTGACGTGCATCCCCCTGCGCTCGTCAAATATTTACGTTACGGACACCCGACAATGATGGAACGCATCCATATGCTTGAAACATATCAAGGCATGCATGTAAAAGAAGAGTAA